A single Dreissena polymorpha isolate Duluth1 chromosome 14, UMN_Dpol_1.0, whole genome shotgun sequence DNA region contains:
- the LOC127856869 gene encoding uncharacterized protein LOC127856869 isoform X1 — protein MASYLESSINKGSDFDFSCFTCQENERNTEAEFYCEECAKFFCGKCVKLHNSLFKKHATLGKVNISQWPENNVDSQELCQEHKKEKLTGFCEDHSELICHACHINNHQKCSHVVHIADKVKNLHQKGDFKQLSATVKTQQQHLIHKKDDFEENMKSLEKSYQKILEEMNALRKTINDSLDLLEKNTKKELDTLLATMRTSIQTDIEICSKSITNITCLEQDLQTIKDKSEALSFIKYRKCLDQSHNVEAVLQEMTYKNERTLTFNPATTIQQTLSTLSGLGQILSTVKQSQPAKRTTQNTETRQNKLSASSKSDTENQTTPGFKVKKSNPESSSSRQYSTGNQTSDVTKSGHVSDPVASLSHLLIQGCQPGGVIEPDPIIKVNRSKKYNVKIVRDSSNCFISGICETATGELLISDYDNNCAKLLDQTFKVVAHCDLPDSPWSMCSIDSSAVAVILNNCEVHFIRVTNGQLVKNKILKLQHSCTSIAHHKGNLYIAGGSALYRYTVVGRLMVSKMYENTSDLWTVGACAVSPDGDRIYVANLTSNQLVTLSRDGTVISRFTDPALDWRWNAHSALHVTDSGQVLVCGVRSRKIIQVDRDGRQRLAEVVTEKDGVTYPSSVYYRKHTGSLIVGMSGNDDIIVFESQ, from the exons ATGGCTTCCTATTTGGAGAGTTCAATTAATAAAGGATCAGACTTTGATTTTTCTTGTTTCACCTGTCAGGAAAATGAAAGAAACACAGAGGCTGAATTTTACTGTGAGGAATGTGCCAAGTTTTTTTGTGGGAAATGTGTGAAGCTCCATAACTCACTTTTTAAGAAGCATGCAACATTGGGCAAGGTAAACATCAGCCAGTGGCCAGAGAACAATGTGGATTCACAAGAGCTATGTCAGGAGCACAAGAAAGAAAAACTGACAGGATTCTGTGAGGACCACAGTGAGCTGATATGTCATGCCTGCCATATCAACAATCATCA GAAATGCAGTCATGTGGTACATATAGCTGACAAAGTGAAAAACCTACATCAAAAAGGAGACTTCAAGCAGTTGTCAGCCACTGTTAAAACACAACAACAGCATTTGATACACAAGAAAGACGACTTTGAGGAAAATATGAAGTCTCTTGAGAAATCTTACCAAAAAATTCTGGAAGAAATGAATGCTTTACGCAAGACAATTAATGATTCTTTGGATCTACTGGAGAAGAATACCAAGAAGGAGTTGGATACATTACTGGCCACCATGAGGACATCTATTCAAACTGACATTGAAATCTGCTCAAAGTCCATCACAAATATAACATGCTTAGAACAAGATTTGCAAACAATAAAAGACAAAAGTGAAGCACTGAGTTTTATCAAGTATAGAAAATGCCTTGACCAGTCCCACAACGTAGAAGCAGTTTTACAAGAAATGACATATAAGAATGAGAGGACACTAACCTTTAATCCTGCTACAACCATCCAACAAACCCTGTCCACCCTCTCAGGATTGGGACAAATACTGAGCACAGTGAAACAATCACAACCTGCTAAAAGGACAACACAGAACACAGAAACCAGACAGAATAAACTTTCAGCATCCAGCAAGTCTGACACTGAAAACCAAACAACTCCAGGATTCAAAGTAAAAAAATCCAATCCAGAATCCAGTTCATCTAGACAGTATAGCACTGGAAACCAAACGAGTGATGTGACCAAGTCAGGTCATGTGTCAGATCCGGTAGCAAGTTTATCACACCTGCTGATCCAGGGATGTCAACCAGGTGGAGTAATCGAACCTGATCCAATCATAAAAGTGAATAGAAGTAAGAAGTATAATGTGAAGATAGTGAGGGATTCATCCAACTGCTTTATATCTGGTATATGTGAGACAGCCACTGGAGAACTCCTCATCTCAGACTACGATAACAACTGTGCAAAGCTGCTGGATCAGACCTTCAAGGTGGTGGCCCACTGTGACTTGCCTGATTCACCATGGTCCATGTGCAGCATTGACTCAAGTGCTGTGGCTGTTATTCTGAATAACTGTGAGGTCCATTTCATCAGAGTGACCAATGGTCAGCTGGTAAAGAACAAAATACTGAAGCTCCAACATAGCTGCACGAGTATTGCCCATCACAAGGGTAATCTGTACATTGCAGGTGGTAGTGCTCTGTATCGCTATACTGTGGTTGGAAGACTCATGGTGAGCAAGATGTATGAGAATACATCAGATTTATGGACAG TTGGAGCCTGTGCAGTGAGTCCAGATGGAGACAGGATATATGTGGCCAACCTGACCAGTAATCAGCTGGTGACACTGTCCAGGGATGGCACAGTAATCTCCAGATTCACTGACCCTGCACTGGACTGGAGATGGAATGCCCATTCTGCCCTCCATGTGACAGACTCAGGACAAGTTCTGGTGTGTGGAGTACGGTCCCGCAAAATCATCCAGGTAGACAGGGATGGGAGACAGAGACTGGCAGAGGTGGTCACAGAGAAGGATGGTGTTACTTACCCTTCATCTGTTTACTACAGGAAGCATACAGGCTCACTCATTGTGGGAATGAGTGGCAATGATGACATTATAGTGTTTGAGTCACAGTGA
- the LOC127856888 gene encoding uncharacterized protein LOC127856888, whose amino-acid sequence MLYARRLKILWIYWRKNTKKELDTLLATMRTSIQTDIEVCLKSITNITCLKQDLQTRKEKSEALSFIKYIKCIDQPHEVESVLPEMKSKDERTLTINPDTTIQQTLSTLSGLGQILNTVKQSQPAKGTTQNTVTRQNKLSASSKSDPENQTTPGFKVKKSNSESNSSRQYGPENQTSDMTKSGQVSDPVSSSSHQMIQGCQPGAVSKPDRIIKVKSSRKYNVKIKGDPVYCTVSGICEAATGELLITDLINNRVKLLNETCNLEAHCDLPYEPLSMCRIDSSQGVLLRVTFRSISSE is encoded by the coding sequence ATGCTTTACGCAAGACGATTAAAGATTCTTTGGATCTACTGGAGAAAAAATACCAAGAAGGAGTTGGATACATTACTGGCCACCATGAGGACATCTATTCAAACTGACATTGAAGTCTGCTTAAAGTCCATCACAAATATAACATGCTTAAAACAAGATTTGCAAACAAGAAAAGAAAAAAGTGAAGCACTGAGttttataaagtatataaaatgtattgacCAGCCCCACGAGGTTGAATCAGTTTTACCAGAAATGAAATCTAAGGATGAGAGGACACTCACCATTAATCCTGATACAACCATCCAACAAACCCTGTCAACCCTCTCAGGATTGGGACAAATACTAAACACAGTGAAACAATCACAACCTGCTAAAGGGACAACACAGAACACAGTCACCAGACAGAATAAACTTTCAGCATCCAGCAAGTCTGACCCCGAAAACCAAACAACTCCAGGATTCAAGGTAAAAAAGTCCAATTCAGAATCCAATTCATCTAGACAGTACGGCCCTGAAAACCAAACAAGTGATATGACAAAGTCAGGCCAGGTGTCTGATCCCGTATCAAGTTCATCACACCAGATGATCCAGGGATGTCAACCAGGTGCAGTGAGCAAGCCTGATCGTATCATAAAAGTGAAGAGCAGTAGGAAGTATAATGTGAAGATAAAGGGGGATCCAGTATACTGCACTGTATCCGGTATCTGTGAGGCAGCTACTGGAGAACTCCTCATCACAGACCTGATAAACAACCGTGTTAAGCTGCTGAATGAGACCTGCAATTTGGAAGCCCACTGTGACTTACCTTATGAACCACTATCCATGTGCAGAATTGACTCAAGTCAGGGGGTGTTACTCAGGGTAACTTTCAGGTCCATTTCATCAGAGTGA
- the LOC127856869 gene encoding uncharacterized protein LOC127856869 isoform X2: protein MASYLESSINKGSDFDFSCFTCQENERNTEAEFYCEECAKFFCGKCVKLHNSLFKKHATLGKVNISQWPENNVDSQELCQEHKKEKLTGFCEDHSELICHACHINNHQKCSHVVHIADKVKNLHQKGDFKQLSATVKTQQQHLIHKKDDFEENMKSLEKSYQKILEEMNALRKTINDSLDLLEKNTKKELDTLLATMRTSIQTDIEICSKSITNITCLEQDLQTIKDKSEALSFIKYRKCLDQSHNVEAVLQEMTYKNERTLTFNPATTIQQTLSTLSGLGQILSTVKQSQPAKRTTQNTETRQNKLSASSKSDTENQTTPGFKVKKSNPESSSSRQYSTGNQTSDVTKSGHVSDPVASLSHLLIQGCQPGGVIEPDPIIKVNRSKKYNVKIVRDSSNCFISGICETATGELLISDYDNNCAKLLDQTFKVVAHCDLPDSPWSMCSIDSSAVAVILNNCEVHFIRVTNGQLVKNKILKLQHSCTSIAHHKGNLYIAGGSALYRYTVVGRLMVSKMYENTSDLWTACAVSPDGDRIYVANLTSNQLVTLSRDGTVISRFTDPALDWRWNAHSALHVTDSGQVLVCGVRSRKIIQVDRDGRQRLAEVVTEKDGVTYPSSVYYRKHTGSLIVGMSGNDDIIVFESQ from the exons ATGGCTTCCTATTTGGAGAGTTCAATTAATAAAGGATCAGACTTTGATTTTTCTTGTTTCACCTGTCAGGAAAATGAAAGAAACACAGAGGCTGAATTTTACTGTGAGGAATGTGCCAAGTTTTTTTGTGGGAAATGTGTGAAGCTCCATAACTCACTTTTTAAGAAGCATGCAACATTGGGCAAGGTAAACATCAGCCAGTGGCCAGAGAACAATGTGGATTCACAAGAGCTATGTCAGGAGCACAAGAAAGAAAAACTGACAGGATTCTGTGAGGACCACAGTGAGCTGATATGTCATGCCTGCCATATCAACAATCATCA GAAATGCAGTCATGTGGTACATATAGCTGACAAAGTGAAAAACCTACATCAAAAAGGAGACTTCAAGCAGTTGTCAGCCACTGTTAAAACACAACAACAGCATTTGATACACAAGAAAGACGACTTTGAGGAAAATATGAAGTCTCTTGAGAAATCTTACCAAAAAATTCTGGAAGAAATGAATGCTTTACGCAAGACAATTAATGATTCTTTGGATCTACTGGAGAAGAATACCAAGAAGGAGTTGGATACATTACTGGCCACCATGAGGACATCTATTCAAACTGACATTGAAATCTGCTCAAAGTCCATCACAAATATAACATGCTTAGAACAAGATTTGCAAACAATAAAAGACAAAAGTGAAGCACTGAGTTTTATCAAGTATAGAAAATGCCTTGACCAGTCCCACAACGTAGAAGCAGTTTTACAAGAAATGACATATAAGAATGAGAGGACACTAACCTTTAATCCTGCTACAACCATCCAACAAACCCTGTCCACCCTCTCAGGATTGGGACAAATACTGAGCACAGTGAAACAATCACAACCTGCTAAAAGGACAACACAGAACACAGAAACCAGACAGAATAAACTTTCAGCATCCAGCAAGTCTGACACTGAAAACCAAACAACTCCAGGATTCAAAGTAAAAAAATCCAATCCAGAATCCAGTTCATCTAGACAGTATAGCACTGGAAACCAAACGAGTGATGTGACCAAGTCAGGTCATGTGTCAGATCCGGTAGCAAGTTTATCACACCTGCTGATCCAGGGATGTCAACCAGGTGGAGTAATCGAACCTGATCCAATCATAAAAGTGAATAGAAGTAAGAAGTATAATGTGAAGATAGTGAGGGATTCATCCAACTGCTTTATATCTGGTATATGTGAGACAGCCACTGGAGAACTCCTCATCTCAGACTACGATAACAACTGTGCAAAGCTGCTGGATCAGACCTTCAAGGTGGTGGCCCACTGTGACTTGCCTGATTCACCATGGTCCATGTGCAGCATTGACTCAAGTGCTGTGGCTGTTATTCTGAATAACTGTGAGGTCCATTTCATCAGAGTGACCAATGGTCAGCTGGTAAAGAACAAAATACTGAAGCTCCAACATAGCTGCACGAGTATTGCCCATCACAAGGGTAATCTGTACATTGCAGGTGGTAGTGCTCTGTATCGCTATACTGTGGTTGGAAGACTCATGGTGAGCAAGATGTATGAGAATACATCAGATTTATGGACAG CCTGTGCAGTGAGTCCAGATGGAGACAGGATATATGTGGCCAACCTGACCAGTAATCAGCTGGTGACACTGTCCAGGGATGGCACAGTAATCTCCAGATTCACTGACCCTGCACTGGACTGGAGATGGAATGCCCATTCTGCCCTCCATGTGACAGACTCAGGACAAGTTCTGGTGTGTGGAGTACGGTCCCGCAAAATCATCCAGGTAGACAGGGATGGGAGACAGAGACTGGCAGAGGTGGTCACAGAGAAGGATGGTGTTACTTACCCTTCATCTGTTTACTACAGGAAGCATACAGGCTCACTCATTGTGGGAATGAGTGGCAATGATGACATTATAGTGTTTGAGTCACAGTGA